The Carassius carassius chromosome 9, fCarCar2.1, whole genome shotgun sequence genome includes a region encoding these proteins:
- the LOC132149060 gene encoding ATPase family AAA domain-containing protein 5-like isoform X2 translates to MAGAVAMASVIEDFEGQPCKKLRKDGNAPSVKTITNYFMPKPVEKPFSPPRSNNIRDYFKRTSPAQEIKSSLQPSEQVSREIAGKPIRGQWQKRTRKAKDSKKSKEEDAQVVIDDVVLIESPSELAVKESNTAVLPAQNSDKESDANEADPDVVTITNSAESSEHKSSLKQNRRKDCANRKSAVRRNREANVGCEETKECVADAQESVSADKKSSTITISFKDFLQNQSEVHEESNAIPKTDSADTSSEGNLCNDQSDSAVGPLQASPRTLTIQAEVHPVSPDQHESVKVAKELKVASIFSRNKKSHLKEDKSLSDPTPEVKPDVLPDLKRKSNVVLLEEDLELDVVESSPSPKSTEAERKQFMNAFKQPSLDGFKSKTNKGQSKQIHVHEKVPEAADKEDEKSLENKTEVTSSEQHEEQTSCPGGKKKRVRKSGKKGQAKKAKDAPAETPKPEETPKEVGNESSPADNDNSEKAVRELRRSTRELSRRQSAAVLNTTPQKKERQEDTVKDDETQNTPSLASTPKAQRPKKGIYRAEMLCPPDMKGSPIRIRITKVFLSSATKSGDFEISSPLSTQELNAVKKRKQARKLVQKAKALQQSKKDTNKEKDAVRRSTRSKESVINYCEDEDSVVFLEDSKSTPVTSQESDKSQKKFRSLNEVLGKNKTSKTPAASKVEKKAQRPSIVISIFDDSSQEASENSQDDEQFRSRREFLKSGLPESFKKQIAKTAATREAYSQACASFQAVLHVQQRAADCCVWSLQWPTNPFLRCLKESDNLPSVPLMSLESSLDYTTFPAKRAFCHQMSCCRRSEFSEPIRQHLLEEMRISNPSFPHQRFFTRFVKKREDYIIQASASEPEDESKVSCPAKASDCVGRKRKRVDEGRATGKVGKKTKSNHTEGDVIVIEESPPSGVQAAQNVSDTVPSGRSQRGRSLRLKQEEAKPAVLISPVGNQSDALIIMDPPVPESSSTGDRVKEDVLWTEKYQPQHSSEVIGNMESVRRLHSWLKEWKLRADQEEKRKQQEKKQEEDSNDSWLIGEGLDDTEDHLGNTLLITGPTGVGKTAAVYACAQELGFKVFEVNSSSQRSGRQILSQLKEATQSHQVDIQGVNAQKPSYFSSYSSNSTTIKASTSPRKLNSPRRVVSSPRKPPLSARIAPPRKGGLAPTSLASFFRAGRRSTGKDANSQDKKTQPAGRKKSAEAKEADRKECPSGTSAGTKISAEDQDKRTATSLILFEEVDVIFDDDSGFLAAIKNFMSTTKRPVILTTSDSNFVATFDGCFEEINFKSPPAGDVSSYLQLLCLAENMRTDTKDLSCLLDWNRCDVRQSLMHLQFWACSGGGLQVHRPLFSSELKGDIKSDIQHQSVKAENVNEHEVPPCHTACTECLLGIPNMQTENIADLLLKHESSVPDSIKCWDLLSEVHRRGVNLLYSNMESLLPLPTRLLPQSTLISQPTPNPQSHPEPLPQTVRLEDLEEPSDDGSPLKLSSRMRGRKKLGMSNKDIFQSDSESEDDFLSLPKTSRDPAQSTNSDPANVSVNVSEAVLMKPRPIMLSEAERKKSKPVMQCLSSLAEYMDHMSFMDSSLHHQRLQTEGSCRPQDFVWTGAEVKSGMTDDIRLECVSQVNSVNVNEIYAAFGHLSFKKCKAVVSEAWDRAQHLEEEIRGEAEEELTLPVAPHKDGFSLTQTTPCDPRVMERRIEVMRSVLSSRSAVMLGNQAAAALDYLPSIRTICRSERLKEQGKIKRRFLHYLDCIHFSLPKSTVELLASEFP, encoded by the exons ATGGCTGGAGCCGTGGCTATGGCATCTGTCATTGAGGATTTTGAGGGTCAG CCGTGTAAGAAATTGAGGAAGGATGGTAATGCACCATCTGTCAAAACTATTACTAACTACTTTATGCCCAAGCCGGTGGAGAAACCGTTCTCTCCACCACGGTCTAACAACATTAGGGACTACTTTAAGAGGACCTCGCCTGCACAAGAAATAAAAAGCTCCTTGCAACCTTCAGAGCAAGTTAGTCGTGAAATCGCTGGTAAACCTATAAGAGGACAGTGGCAGAAGCGAACCAGGAAGGCCAAAGACAGCAAGAAGTCCAAAGAGGAGGATGCACAGGTGGTCATAGATGACGTTGTCTTGATAGAAAGTCCCAGTGAATTGGCTGTAAAGGAAAGCAATACTGCTGTCCTTCCAGCTCAAAACTCTGATAAAGAATCCGATGCCAATGAGGCTGATCCAGATGTCGTGACGATTACGAATTCTGCAGAAAGTTCTGAACACAAATCCTCGTTAAAACAAAACAGGAGGAAAGACTGTGCAAACAGAAAATCTGCTGTGAGGAGAAACCGAGAGGCAAATGTTGGCTGTGAAGAAACTAAGGAATGTGTTGCTGATGCCCAAGAGTCTGTAAGTGCAGATAAGAAAAGCAGCACCATCACAATCTCATTTAAAGATTTCCTGCAGAATCAAAGTGAAGTGCATGAAGAGAGCAATGCGATTCCCAAGACTGACAGCGCTGACACATCAAGTGAAGGCAACCTCTGCAATGATCAGAGTGATTCTGCAGTCGGTCCTCTACAGGCGTCTCCACGAACTCTCACCATTCAAGCTGAGGTGCATCCCGTTTCCCCTGATCAACACGAGTCTGTCAAAGTTGCCAAGGAGTTAAAAGTCGCATCTATTTTTAgtagaaataaaaaaagtcactTAAAAGAGGACAAGAGTTTGTCTGATCCTACCCCGGAGGTTAAACCGGACGTATTGCCTGACCTCAAAAGGAAGTCTAACGTTGTTCTTCTTGAGGAAGATCTGGAACTCGATGTGGTGGAGTCCAGCCCCAGTCCTAAAAGCACTGAGGCAGAGAGAAAGCAGTTTATGAATGCCTTTAAGCAGCCTAGTCTTGATGGTTTCAAAAGCAAAACCAACAAGGGTCAGAGCAAGCAGATCCATGTTCACGAGAAAGTCCCGGAGGCAGCAGACAAAGAAGATGAAAAATCTCTCGAGAACAAAACTGAAGTGACCAGCTCGGAACAGCATGAAGAACAGACGAGCTGTCCTGGTGGCAAAAAGAAGCGAGTTCGTAAATCTGGGAAGAAGGGGCAAGCTAAGAAAGCTAAAGATGCACCAGCTGAAACTCCAAAACCTGAAGAAACTCCCAAAGAGGTCGGCAATGAGAGTAGCCCAGCTGATAATGACAACAGTGAAAAGGCTGTCAGAGAGCTGAGGAGGTCGACCAGAGAGCTTTCACGTAGACAGTCAGCCGCTGTGCTAAATACCACACCACAGAAGAAAGAGAGGCAAGAGGACACAGTAAAAGATGATGAGACCCAGAATACACCCTCTCTGGCCTCTACCCCAAAAGCTCAAAGGCCCAAAAAGGGCATTTATAGAGCTGAAATGCTCTGCCCACCAGACATGAAAGGCAGCCCTATCAG GATAAGAATCACCAAAGTATTCCTGTCCTCTGCAACAAAATCGGGTGATTTTGAAATATCAAGTCCTCTCTCAACACAG GAATTAAAtgcagttaaaaaaagaaaacaagctaGGAAGCTGGTGCAGAAAGCCAAAGCTCTTCAGCAAAGTAAAAAAGACACTAATAAGGAGAAAGATGCTGTACGACGGTCTACAAGAAGCAAAGAGTCTGTCATAAATTACTGTGAAGATGAG GATTCTGTAGTGTTTTTGGAGGACAGCAAAAGCACTCCAGTCACGTCACAGGAAAGTGACAAAAGCCAGAAAAAGTTTCGGAGTTTGAATGAAGTATTgggtaaaaataaaacatccaagaCTCCTGCAG CTtctaaagtggaaaaaaaagctCAGAGACCGTCGATTGTCATCTCCATTTTTGATGACAGCAG TCAAGAGGCATCAGAGAATTCACAAGATGATGAACAGTTCAGATCAAGGAGAGAGTTTCTGAAGAGCGGCCTTCCGGAGTCTTTCAAAAAGCAGATCGCAAAGACAGCAGCCACTCGAGAGGCTTACAGTCAGGCCTGTGCTTCCTTCCAGGCAGTGCTTCATGTCCAGCAGAGGGCTGCAG ATTGTTGTGTTTGGAGCCTCCAGTGGCCTACGAATCCCTTCCTGAGGTGTTTGAAGGAGTCAGATAATTTACCATCTGTACCACTGATGTCTTTGGAGAGTTCTTTAGATTATACTACATTTCCCGCTAAAAGAGCCTTTTGCCACCAG atGTCCTGTTGTCGAAGATCTGAGTTTTCTGAGCCAATCAGGCAGCATCTTTTGGAGGAGATGAGAATCTCCAATCCCTCCTTCCCTCATCAACGCTTTTTTACGCGGTTTGTTAAGAAACGTGAGGACTACATCATCCAGGCATCTGCTTCAG AACCTGAAGATGAGTCTAAGGTGTCCTGCCCTGCTAAAGCATCTGATTGTGTCGGAAGGAAAAGGAAGCGTGTTGATGAAGGAAGGGCAACAGGCAAAGTGGGTAAAAAAACAAAGTCCAATCACACAGAAGGAGATGTCATAGTGATTGAAGAAAGTCCACCTTCAGGAGTTCAGGCAGCACAGAATGTCTCTGACACTGTGCCGTCTGGCAGAAGTCAAAGAGGTCGATCACTGAGACTAAAGCAAGAAGAGGCCAAGCCGGCAGTGTTGATCTCACCTGTGGGAAACCAGAGTGATGCTCTCATTATAATGGATCCCCCTGTCCCAGAGAGTTCAAGCACAGGAG ATCGAGTGAAAGAGGATGTGCTTTGGACAGAGAAATATCAGCCGCAGCACTCCAGTGAAGTAATTGGGAATATGGAGTCTGTCCGGAGGCTACACAG CTGGCTGAAAGAGTGGAAATTGAGAGCTGACCAGGAAGAGAAGAGGAAACAGCAGGAAAAGAAGCAAGAGGAGGACAGTAATG ATTCCTGGCTCATAGGAGAAGGCCTGGATGACACAGAAGATCATTTGGGTAACACTCTTCTTATTACTGGACCCACTGGAGTGGGCAAGACTGCTGCAGTCTATGCCTGTGCACAAGAACTTGGATTCAAG GTGTTTGAGGTGAACTCCTCGTCCCAAAGGAGTGGTCGTCAGATCTTATCCCAGCTGAAGGAAGCCACTCAGTCCCACCAGGTGGACATCCAGGGTGTCAACGCTCAAAAACCATCATATTTCAGCAGTTATAGCAGCAACAGCACCACCATCAAAGCCAGCACCTCTCcca GGAAGTTGAACTCCCCCAGAAGGGTTGTATCGTCGCCCAGAAAACCTCCTCTGTCCGCTCGAATTGCTCCACCCAGAAAAGGAGGCTTGGCTCCGACATCTCTAGCCAGTTTCTTCAGAGCAGGTAGAAGGTCCACTGGCAAAGATGCAAACAGTCAAGACAAGAAAACGCAACCTG CAGGTCGGAAAAAGTCAGCTGAAGCAAAAGAGGCTGACAGAAAAGAGTGCCCCAGTGGAACGTCAGCGGGCACCAAGATCTCAGCTGAAGACCAGGACAAGAGGACTGCCACATCACTCATCTTATTCGAGGAGGTGGACGTCATATTTGATGATGACTCTGGATTTTTGGCTGCAATTAAAAACTTCATGTCTACAACTAAGAGACCAGTTATTCTAACAACCAGTG ATTCAAACTTTGTTGCTACATTTGATGGGTGCTTTGAGGAAATCAATTTCAAATCTCCTCCAGCA GGGGATGTGTCCAGTTATCTCCAGCTGCTGTGTCTGGCAGAAAACATGAGAACAGACACCAAGGACCTGTCCTGTCTGCTGGACTGGAACAGGTGTGATGTTCGTCAAAGCCTCATGCACCTGCAGTTCTGGGCCTGCAGTGGAGGTGGACTCCAGGTGCATCGGCCTTTGTTTTCCTCAG AGCTCAAAGGGGACATCAAGAGTGACATTCAGCATCAGTCTGTCAAAGCTGAGAATGTAAATGAGCATGAAGTACCACCCTGCCACACTGCATGCACAGAGTGTTTGCTGGGGATCCCAAATATGCAGACAGAAAATATTGCAGATTTGCTGCTAAAG CATGAGTCTTCAGTACCAGACAGCATTAAGTGCTGGGATCTTCTCTCAGAGGTCCATAGAAGGGGAGTGAATCTTCTCTACTCGAATATGGAGAGTCTTCTTCCTCTGCCAACTCGTCTTTTACCACAGTCCACACTCATATCACAACCAACACCAAACCCACAGTCTCATCCTGAGCCATTACCTCAGACAGTGAGGTTGGAAGATTTGGAAGAGCCCTCTGATGATGGTAGTCCCCTTAAACTGTCCTCAAGAATGAGGGGGCGGAAAAAGTTGGGCATGAGCAATAAAGACATTTTCCAGTCTGATTCAGAGTCAGAGGATGACTTCCTCTCACTGCCAAAAACCAGCCGAGACCCTGCTCAAAGCACTAATTCGGATCCAGCtaatgtgtctgtgaatgtgtccGAAGCTGTGCTGATGAAACCAAGGCCTATTATGTTATCTGAAGCTGAAAGGAAGAAGAGCAAGCCAGTGATGCAGTGCCTAAGCAGTTTAGCAGAATACATGGACCACATGTCCTTCATGGACTCCTCACTGCACCACCAGCGGCTGCAGACGGAGGGTTCCTGCAGACCACAGGACTTTGTCTGGACTGGTGCAGAGGTAAAGAGTGGGATGACCGATGACATTCGGTTAGAGTGTGTCAGCCAAGTAAACAGTGTGAATGTCAATGAAATCTATGCTGCATTTGGGCATTTGAGTTTTAAGAAGTGCAAGGCTGTTGTCTCCGAAGCCTGGGACAGGGCACAGCACCTGGAGGAGGAGATCAGAGGAGAGGCAGAGGAGGAGCTCACCCTCCCTGTGGCTCCACACAAAGATGGCTTCAGCCTCACTCAAACTACACCTTGTGACCCAAG
- the LOC132149060 gene encoding ATPase family AAA domain-containing protein 5-like isoform X1, with translation MAGAVAMASVIEDFEGQPCKKLRKDGNAPSVKTITNYFMPKPVEKPFSPPRSNNIRDYFKRTSPAQEIKSSLQPSEQVSREIAGKPIRGQWQKRTRKAKDSKKSKEEDAQVVIDDVVLIESPSELAVKESNTAVLPAQNSDKESDANEADPDVVTITNSAESSEHKSSLKQNRRKDCANRKSAVRRNREANVGCEETKECVADAQESVSADKKSSTITISFKDFLQNQSEVHEESNAIPKTDSADTSSEGNLCNDQSDSAVGPLQASPRTLTIQAEVHPVSPDQHESVKVAKELKVASIFSRNKKSHLKEDKSLSDPTPEVKPDVLPDLKRKSNVVLLEEDLELDVVESSPSPKSTEAERKQFMNAFKQPSLDGFKSKTNKGQSKQIHVHEKVPEAADKEDEKSLENKTEVTSSEQHEEQTSCPGGKKKRVRKSGKKGQAKKAKDAPAETPKPEETPKEVGNESSPADNDNSEKAVRELRRSTRELSRRQSAAVLNTTPQKKERQEDTVKDDETQNTPSLASTPKAQRPKKGIYRAEMLCPPDMKGSPIRIRITKVFLSSATKSGDFEISSPLSTQELNAVKKRKQARKLVQKAKALQQSKKDTNKEKDAVRRSTRSKESVINYCEDEDSVVFLEDSKSTPVTSQESDKSQKKFRSLNEVLGKNKTSKTPAASKVEKKAQRPSIVISIFDDSSQEASENSQDDEQFRSRREFLKSGLPESFKKQIAKTAATREAYSQACASFQAVLHVQQRAADCCVWSLQWPTNPFLRCLKESDNLPSVPLMSLESSLDYTTFPAKRAFCHQMSCCRRSEFSEPIRQHLLEEMRISNPSFPHQRFFTRFVKKREDYIIQASASEPEDESKVSCPAKASDCVGRKRKRVDEGRATGKVGKKTKSNHTEGDVIVIEESPPSGVQAAQNVSDTVPSGRSQRGRSLRLKQEEAKPAVLISPVGNQSDALIIMDPPVPESSSTGDRVKEDVLWTEKYQPQHSSEVIGNMESVRRLHSWLKEWKLRADQEEKRKQQEKKQEEDSNDSWLIGEGLDDTEDHLGNTLLITGPTGVGKTAAVYACAQELGFKVFEVNSSSQRSGRQILSQLKEATQSHQVDIQGVNAQKPSYFSSYSSNSTTIKASTSPRKLNSPRRVVSSPRKPPLSARIAPPRKGGLAPTSLASFFRAGRRSTGKDANSQDKKTQPVLKAGRKKSAEAKEADRKECPSGTSAGTKISAEDQDKRTATSLILFEEVDVIFDDDSGFLAAIKNFMSTTKRPVILTTSDSNFVATFDGCFEEINFKSPPAGDVSSYLQLLCLAENMRTDTKDLSCLLDWNRCDVRQSLMHLQFWACSGGGLQVHRPLFSSELKGDIKSDIQHQSVKAENVNEHEVPPCHTACTECLLGIPNMQTENIADLLLKHESSVPDSIKCWDLLSEVHRRGVNLLYSNMESLLPLPTRLLPQSTLISQPTPNPQSHPEPLPQTVRLEDLEEPSDDGSPLKLSSRMRGRKKLGMSNKDIFQSDSESEDDFLSLPKTSRDPAQSTNSDPANVSVNVSEAVLMKPRPIMLSEAERKKSKPVMQCLSSLAEYMDHMSFMDSSLHHQRLQTEGSCRPQDFVWTGAEVKSGMTDDIRLECVSQVNSVNVNEIYAAFGHLSFKKCKAVVSEAWDRAQHLEEEIRGEAEEELTLPVAPHKDGFSLTQTTPCDPRVMERRIEVMRSVLSSRSAVMLGNQAAAALDYLPSIRTICRSERLKEQGKIKRRFLHYLDCIHFSLPKSTVELLASEFP, from the exons ATGGCTGGAGCCGTGGCTATGGCATCTGTCATTGAGGATTTTGAGGGTCAG CCGTGTAAGAAATTGAGGAAGGATGGTAATGCACCATCTGTCAAAACTATTACTAACTACTTTATGCCCAAGCCGGTGGAGAAACCGTTCTCTCCACCACGGTCTAACAACATTAGGGACTACTTTAAGAGGACCTCGCCTGCACAAGAAATAAAAAGCTCCTTGCAACCTTCAGAGCAAGTTAGTCGTGAAATCGCTGGTAAACCTATAAGAGGACAGTGGCAGAAGCGAACCAGGAAGGCCAAAGACAGCAAGAAGTCCAAAGAGGAGGATGCACAGGTGGTCATAGATGACGTTGTCTTGATAGAAAGTCCCAGTGAATTGGCTGTAAAGGAAAGCAATACTGCTGTCCTTCCAGCTCAAAACTCTGATAAAGAATCCGATGCCAATGAGGCTGATCCAGATGTCGTGACGATTACGAATTCTGCAGAAAGTTCTGAACACAAATCCTCGTTAAAACAAAACAGGAGGAAAGACTGTGCAAACAGAAAATCTGCTGTGAGGAGAAACCGAGAGGCAAATGTTGGCTGTGAAGAAACTAAGGAATGTGTTGCTGATGCCCAAGAGTCTGTAAGTGCAGATAAGAAAAGCAGCACCATCACAATCTCATTTAAAGATTTCCTGCAGAATCAAAGTGAAGTGCATGAAGAGAGCAATGCGATTCCCAAGACTGACAGCGCTGACACATCAAGTGAAGGCAACCTCTGCAATGATCAGAGTGATTCTGCAGTCGGTCCTCTACAGGCGTCTCCACGAACTCTCACCATTCAAGCTGAGGTGCATCCCGTTTCCCCTGATCAACACGAGTCTGTCAAAGTTGCCAAGGAGTTAAAAGTCGCATCTATTTTTAgtagaaataaaaaaagtcactTAAAAGAGGACAAGAGTTTGTCTGATCCTACCCCGGAGGTTAAACCGGACGTATTGCCTGACCTCAAAAGGAAGTCTAACGTTGTTCTTCTTGAGGAAGATCTGGAACTCGATGTGGTGGAGTCCAGCCCCAGTCCTAAAAGCACTGAGGCAGAGAGAAAGCAGTTTATGAATGCCTTTAAGCAGCCTAGTCTTGATGGTTTCAAAAGCAAAACCAACAAGGGTCAGAGCAAGCAGATCCATGTTCACGAGAAAGTCCCGGAGGCAGCAGACAAAGAAGATGAAAAATCTCTCGAGAACAAAACTGAAGTGACCAGCTCGGAACAGCATGAAGAACAGACGAGCTGTCCTGGTGGCAAAAAGAAGCGAGTTCGTAAATCTGGGAAGAAGGGGCAAGCTAAGAAAGCTAAAGATGCACCAGCTGAAACTCCAAAACCTGAAGAAACTCCCAAAGAGGTCGGCAATGAGAGTAGCCCAGCTGATAATGACAACAGTGAAAAGGCTGTCAGAGAGCTGAGGAGGTCGACCAGAGAGCTTTCACGTAGACAGTCAGCCGCTGTGCTAAATACCACACCACAGAAGAAAGAGAGGCAAGAGGACACAGTAAAAGATGATGAGACCCAGAATACACCCTCTCTGGCCTCTACCCCAAAAGCTCAAAGGCCCAAAAAGGGCATTTATAGAGCTGAAATGCTCTGCCCACCAGACATGAAAGGCAGCCCTATCAG GATAAGAATCACCAAAGTATTCCTGTCCTCTGCAACAAAATCGGGTGATTTTGAAATATCAAGTCCTCTCTCAACACAG GAATTAAAtgcagttaaaaaaagaaaacaagctaGGAAGCTGGTGCAGAAAGCCAAAGCTCTTCAGCAAAGTAAAAAAGACACTAATAAGGAGAAAGATGCTGTACGACGGTCTACAAGAAGCAAAGAGTCTGTCATAAATTACTGTGAAGATGAG GATTCTGTAGTGTTTTTGGAGGACAGCAAAAGCACTCCAGTCACGTCACAGGAAAGTGACAAAAGCCAGAAAAAGTTTCGGAGTTTGAATGAAGTATTgggtaaaaataaaacatccaagaCTCCTGCAG CTtctaaagtggaaaaaaaagctCAGAGACCGTCGATTGTCATCTCCATTTTTGATGACAGCAG TCAAGAGGCATCAGAGAATTCACAAGATGATGAACAGTTCAGATCAAGGAGAGAGTTTCTGAAGAGCGGCCTTCCGGAGTCTTTCAAAAAGCAGATCGCAAAGACAGCAGCCACTCGAGAGGCTTACAGTCAGGCCTGTGCTTCCTTCCAGGCAGTGCTTCATGTCCAGCAGAGGGCTGCAG ATTGTTGTGTTTGGAGCCTCCAGTGGCCTACGAATCCCTTCCTGAGGTGTTTGAAGGAGTCAGATAATTTACCATCTGTACCACTGATGTCTTTGGAGAGTTCTTTAGATTATACTACATTTCCCGCTAAAAGAGCCTTTTGCCACCAG atGTCCTGTTGTCGAAGATCTGAGTTTTCTGAGCCAATCAGGCAGCATCTTTTGGAGGAGATGAGAATCTCCAATCCCTCCTTCCCTCATCAACGCTTTTTTACGCGGTTTGTTAAGAAACGTGAGGACTACATCATCCAGGCATCTGCTTCAG AACCTGAAGATGAGTCTAAGGTGTCCTGCCCTGCTAAAGCATCTGATTGTGTCGGAAGGAAAAGGAAGCGTGTTGATGAAGGAAGGGCAACAGGCAAAGTGGGTAAAAAAACAAAGTCCAATCACACAGAAGGAGATGTCATAGTGATTGAAGAAAGTCCACCTTCAGGAGTTCAGGCAGCACAGAATGTCTCTGACACTGTGCCGTCTGGCAGAAGTCAAAGAGGTCGATCACTGAGACTAAAGCAAGAAGAGGCCAAGCCGGCAGTGTTGATCTCACCTGTGGGAAACCAGAGTGATGCTCTCATTATAATGGATCCCCCTGTCCCAGAGAGTTCAAGCACAGGAG ATCGAGTGAAAGAGGATGTGCTTTGGACAGAGAAATATCAGCCGCAGCACTCCAGTGAAGTAATTGGGAATATGGAGTCTGTCCGGAGGCTACACAG CTGGCTGAAAGAGTGGAAATTGAGAGCTGACCAGGAAGAGAAGAGGAAACAGCAGGAAAAGAAGCAAGAGGAGGACAGTAATG ATTCCTGGCTCATAGGAGAAGGCCTGGATGACACAGAAGATCATTTGGGTAACACTCTTCTTATTACTGGACCCACTGGAGTGGGCAAGACTGCTGCAGTCTATGCCTGTGCACAAGAACTTGGATTCAAG GTGTTTGAGGTGAACTCCTCGTCCCAAAGGAGTGGTCGTCAGATCTTATCCCAGCTGAAGGAAGCCACTCAGTCCCACCAGGTGGACATCCAGGGTGTCAACGCTCAAAAACCATCATATTTCAGCAGTTATAGCAGCAACAGCACCACCATCAAAGCCAGCACCTCTCcca GGAAGTTGAACTCCCCCAGAAGGGTTGTATCGTCGCCCAGAAAACCTCCTCTGTCCGCTCGAATTGCTCCACCCAGAAAAGGAGGCTTGGCTCCGACATCTCTAGCCAGTTTCTTCAGAGCAGGTAGAAGGTCCACTGGCAAAGATGCAAACAGTCAAGACAAGAAAACGCAACCTG TCTTAAAAGCAGGTCGGAAAAAGTCAGCTGAAGCAAAAGAGGCTGACAGAAAAGAGTGCCCCAGTGGAACGTCAGCGGGCACCAAGATCTCAGCTGAAGACCAGGACAAGAGGACTGCCACATCACTCATCTTATTCGAGGAGGTGGACGTCATATTTGATGATGACTCTGGATTTTTGGCTGCAATTAAAAACTTCATGTCTACAACTAAGAGACCAGTTATTCTAACAACCAGTG ATTCAAACTTTGTTGCTACATTTGATGGGTGCTTTGAGGAAATCAATTTCAAATCTCCTCCAGCA GGGGATGTGTCCAGTTATCTCCAGCTGCTGTGTCTGGCAGAAAACATGAGAACAGACACCAAGGACCTGTCCTGTCTGCTGGACTGGAACAGGTGTGATGTTCGTCAAAGCCTCATGCACCTGCAGTTCTGGGCCTGCAGTGGAGGTGGACTCCAGGTGCATCGGCCTTTGTTTTCCTCAG AGCTCAAAGGGGACATCAAGAGTGACATTCAGCATCAGTCTGTCAAAGCTGAGAATGTAAATGAGCATGAAGTACCACCCTGCCACACTGCATGCACAGAGTGTTTGCTGGGGATCCCAAATATGCAGACAGAAAATATTGCAGATTTGCTGCTAAAG CATGAGTCTTCAGTACCAGACAGCATTAAGTGCTGGGATCTTCTCTCAGAGGTCCATAGAAGGGGAGTGAATCTTCTCTACTCGAATATGGAGAGTCTTCTTCCTCTGCCAACTCGTCTTTTACCACAGTCCACACTCATATCACAACCAACACCAAACCCACAGTCTCATCCTGAGCCATTACCTCAGACAGTGAGGTTGGAAGATTTGGAAGAGCCCTCTGATGATGGTAGTCCCCTTAAACTGTCCTCAAGAATGAGGGGGCGGAAAAAGTTGGGCATGAGCAATAAAGACATTTTCCAGTCTGATTCAGAGTCAGAGGATGACTTCCTCTCACTGCCAAAAACCAGCCGAGACCCTGCTCAAAGCACTAATTCGGATCCAGCtaatgtgtctgtgaatgtgtccGAAGCTGTGCTGATGAAACCAAGGCCTATTATGTTATCTGAAGCTGAAAGGAAGAAGAGCAAGCCAGTGATGCAGTGCCTAAGCAGTTTAGCAGAATACATGGACCACATGTCCTTCATGGACTCCTCACTGCACCACCAGCGGCTGCAGACGGAGGGTTCCTGCAGACCACAGGACTTTGTCTGGACTGGTGCAGAGGTAAAGAGTGGGATGACCGATGACATTCGGTTAGAGTGTGTCAGCCAAGTAAACAGTGTGAATGTCAATGAAATCTATGCTGCATTTGGGCATTTGAGTTTTAAGAAGTGCAAGGCTGTTGTCTCCGAAGCCTGGGACAGGGCACAGCACCTGGAGGAGGAGATCAGAGGAGAGGCAGAGGAGGAGCTCACCCTCCCTGTGGCTCCACACAAAGATGGCTTCAGCCTCACTCAAACTACACCTTGTGACCCAAG